A region of the Pedococcus aerophilus genome:
GGGGTGCTCACGTGAGTTCTCCGGTTCGCAGGGGCTTGGGGGCGTGCACATCGAGCACGACGGCAATCATCCTCACCGCGAACACCAGGGCGACACAGCCCCAGATGACGAGCGGGCTGACGGCGTCGAAGTGGTGGGCGGTCACGATCAGGGCGGACCCGAGCAGGGCGGGCAACGCATACATCTCGCGGCGCAGGACCTCGGGCACCTGGCCGGCGAGGACGTCGCGGACGATCCCGCCGCCGACCGCGGTGATGCCGCCGACGATGACGGAGGTGAGCGGGTCCATGCCGGCGCCGAGCGCCTTGAGCGAGCCACCGATCGCGAACACGGCGAGACCGGCCGCGTCGAGCACCCGGACGAAGCGCGAGATGCGCTCAACGCCCGGGTGGTAGAGGAAGGTCACGAGCCCGGCGATGAGCGCACTCGTCAGCAACCGCCAGTCGGAGATCCCGACCGGGGGCAGGTCGCCGATGAGGACGTCGCGCATGACTCCGCCGCCCAGGGCCGCGGCGCCGGACAGCACGAGGACACCGAAGAGGTCGAGCCGCTTCTTCACCGCGACCAGTCCACCGGACAACGCGAACGCGAAGACGCCGACCAGGTCGAGGGCCAGCTGGAGGTGGGGGTCGAAGGTGAGCATCGCGAGGTCAAAACTACCCTCGCGGCGTGGTCACTTCCTCGGCGAGGCCCGTGGTGGCAGAGTCGACCACGATGTGGCGATACGGGAGAAGGCAATGCGAGACCTGCGGCTGATCGGTGTCCATGAGGACGGTCAGCGATTGCTGCTGTCCGATTCCGGGGGCGAGCAGTTCAGCGTCCCCCTCGACGAGCCCCTGCGAGCGGCGGTCCGACGCGACCGCCCGCGCCTCGGCCAGCTCCAGATCGAGATCGACGGTGGCATGCGCCCACGTGAGGTCCAGGCCATGATCCGTGCCGGCCTGAGCGCCGAGGACGTCGCCGACCGCTCCGGCTGGCCGGTCGAGAAGGTCCGCCGCTACGAGGGTCCGATCCTCGCCGAGCGTGAGTATGTCGCCGGGCTGGCCCGCGGGGTCCGCCTCCGTGGCCGCGCCGGTGGCGGCTCGACCACCCCCACGCTCGCGGCCCGCGTCAGCGCCCGGCTCTCCGGTCGTGGCGTGGACCCGGCTGCCGCCCTGTGGGACTCCGCCCGCAACGAGGCCGGTGAGTGGACCGTCGTCGTGACCTTCCCCGCCGGCGGCCGTCAGCGAGAGGCGCACTGGCACTTCGACGTCCCCGCCCGCACCGTGACGGCGGCCGACGACGAGGCGCGCTGGCTCAGCGAGGAGGACTCCTCGCAGGGCGCCTCACCCCTGCCTGCCCCCCACCTGGCCACGCCCCCGGCCCGCGCCACGACCGTGTACGACGTCGAGGCGGAGGGCGGCGTCCAGGCCACCCCGCGCCGCACGGCGCCGCCGCGTGCCGAGGAGCCGCTCGACCTCATGACGGCGATGCGCGAGCGCGCGTCGCACCGCGGCCGCCCCCGTCGTCGCGGCGCCAAGGCGTCCGCGACCCAGACCCCCGGTGACCAGGCTCCCCGCGAGGACGCGCTCCCGCTCGAGGACCTCGCCTACGATCCCGAAACCATGCCCCCGCCCCCCGCCGCGCGAGGGCCGCACCCGCTCGACCCCGCACCGGCCACAGACGAGAGCCCGAGCCCCGAGGCGCAGGAGCTCGTCGTCGACGAGGCGCAGGCGGAGGAGCCGGTGCTTGACGAGTCCGTGCGGGATGGGTCCGTGCGGGACGAGGCCGCACTCGACGAACCTGCCGTCGTCACGCCGCCCGAGCCCCGCCCTCAGGCTGAGGTGGAGGTCGAGACTGAGGTGGAGTCCGAGGAGGAGGTCGAGGAGCCGACCGCAACGGTCGAACGCCTCACCGCCGTCGCCCCGTCAACCGAACCCGCGCCTGCCCATGCCCCAGCCCCGACTCCGGCCTCGAACGAGGTCCAGGACGAGCAGGACGACGCGGCGGACGACCGCCACGAGGACGTCGGCCCTGCCGCCGAGAGTGACGAGCCCATCGCGGCACCCGAGCGACCGCGCCCGGCGAAGAAGTCCGGCCGGCGCAGCGTCCCGAGCTGGGACGACGTGATGTTCGGGGCCAGGTCCCGCGACTGACGAACCGTCCTGCGCCGGCGGATCGTCCGCAGCTGCTCAGCCGCCGACCATCGCCACGATCCGCCGCGCCGCCTGTTCCGGGGTGAGGGCCGTAGTGTCGACCAGGGCGCCGATCGTCGTCTTGCCCGCGCCGTGGGTCCCGTTGAGCCAGATGATCACGGGCTACTGCTGCGGGACGGGGCAGAGATCAAGGTCGAACGGCAGCACATCGGGTGACTCGGCGGCGGCCCGTGCCGCGGCGGAGTTCATCCGGCGCATGAAGTGCCGGCGGCAGAGCACCTCGTACTCCACGAGCGCCTCGCTGCCCGGCTTCGTGTCGCCGACCACGACCTGCTCGCCCTCGACCACCATGAGGCCGTCGACGACGCGGGCGTTGTGCGTGGCGCGACGACCACACCAGCACAGGGCCTCAACCTGGAGCACCTGGACCTTGTCGGCCAGCTCGATCATCCGCCGGGAGCCGGGGAACAGCTGGGTGCGGAAGTCCGCGGTGATCCCGAACGCGAACACGTCGACGCCCATCTCGTCGACGAGCTTGGCGAGCTGCTCGACCTGCTGCGGAGTGTAGAACTGCACCTCGTCGCAGATGAGGTAGTCGACGCGCAGGCCGTTGGTGGCGTGCTCGACCACGGCGTCCCAGAAGTCGAGGTCGTCGCCCACCTCGTGCGCCGCCGTCGACAGGCCCAGCCGCGAGGACAGCACGTCCGTGCCGGCACGGTCCATCTTGGTGTAGATCAGGCCGGACCGGCCGCGCGCCTGGTGGTTGTGGTCCATCTGGAGGGCAAGGGTCGACTTGCCGCAGTCCATGGTCCCGGAGAAGAAGACGAGCTCAGCCACGAGGGAACACCCTAGGCGGTGTCCCGGGCCGGCACGTGGAAGAGGGGTATGGCGGACTCGTCGGGGGTGAGTGACCCGTGCAGTCCGACGAGCGCCAGCAGCTGTGGCCGCGCCCGGCGGGAGTCCACGATGGCGAAGTTGTCGCGCATGGCGACGACGACGTCGCCGATCCGGGGCAGGTTGGTGGCGCTGACCGGGCCGAACCACCCCTCGCGCACGGCCTCGTCCCGCGAGCGGATCCAGGCACGCTCCCCCACCCGCTCGGTCCAGCACTGCTCGACGTCAGCCGCGGCACCGTCCTCGCAGTAGAGCTGCAGGGCACGAGGCTCCCCGCCGACGTGCCTGACGCCGGCCGCGAGCTCGGGGTCGTGGGCGAGGTCGATGCGCAGGGCGTGCGGGGCGTCGACCATCCCGTGGTCGGCGGTGACGTAGACCGCGGTGTCGGAGGGGACCGACCGGCACAGCCGTGCCAGCTCGGAGTCGATCGCCTCGAGCTCGTCGCCCCACTCCCAGGACTGGCAGCCGTGCACGTGCCCGACCTTGTCGAGCTCGCCCCAGTAGAGGTAGACCAGCGAGCGCTTCGACGCACGGACTGCGGCGATCGAGGCGTCCACCCGGTTCGCGAGCGTGTCGGCGGCCTTGAACCGGCCTCCGCGCACCGCGGCCCGGGTCAGCCCGGAGCCGTCGAAGAAGCGGGGGCCGACCCGGGTGACGGAGACCCCGGCCCGCTCGGCGTGCTCGAAGACGGTGTCCTGCGGCTGCCAGGCGAGCGGGTCGGGACCGTCCTCCCACGACAGCTCGTTGACGAGGCGGTCCTCGCCGGGGACGAGCACCTCGTACCCGAGCAGGCCGTGGCTGCCCGGGGGCAGGCCGGTGCCGAAGGTGCCCATGGAGGTGGCCGTGGTCGAGGGGAAGCCCGCCGTGATCCGGTATGCAGCCGGCAGCAGCGAGCGCAGGAACGGTGCGTGTCCGCCGCGGCGGCGGATCAGCTCGTACCCCAGTCCGTCGACGAGCACGACGATGGCGCGTCGGGACGGGCCGAAGGCCAGCCCTGCGTTGCCCTCGTGGTCGATCCCGTCAGGACCGGTCGGGGCGGTGGCCGCCTGCTCGGGCGAGCTGCCGGCGAGCGCGGCGGCGAACCGGTCGACCCCGAGCGTCGCCGCCACAGCGGGCAGGACCCCCGCGAGTCCGGCCGCGTCGTAGCGCGGGTGGAGCAGACCTTCGTGCGGCACGGTCTAGGCCGTCGCCGTCGGGGAAGGAGCTGACCGGGGAGGGGGCAGGGGCGGGCGCAGGACCGACGTCGGGAGCACCGGGGTCACGTGCCGATGCTCGTCGACAGCGCCTGGGCGAAGTCGAGAGCCTGCTGGAGGGCGACCTCGCCCTCGGCGTCGGCGCTGATGCGCAGCGAGATGTCGTCCGAGGCGACGCTGCCCTCGTAGCCGTGGTCGGCGTCGCAGTCGGGATCGGCGCAGGACGCGGGCATGAGGTCGATGCGGCTCACCGCTCCCCAGCCCAGGGTCAGGGTGATCTCGCGGCCGAGCGAACCGGGCACGTAGTCCTGCGGGCGGGCCACGACGTGGGTGACCATCACCCCGCGGACGGCGCTCAGCGGGACGCTCTCGGTGGTGGCCGTCGCGACGTCCTCCTGGCCGGGACCACCGTCGGTGTGGTCGTCGGCGTGCGCGATGACGAGGCGGCTGGCCGTGAGTGCCAGGACCGTGATGTGGCGGCGCACCACGTCGTGGTCGAAGGTCGTCTCCTGGTGCACCAGGTGCGAGACGACCTCGTCCCCTCCGAGTGCCGCGCGGACGACGTCACCCACGAGGGCCGGGTAGTAGCCGGCCTGCTGGATCGCTCGGGTGAGGTCGTCGGGCAACGCCAGTGGCGTCGACGCGGGGTGGGAGGAGGTTGGACCCATGCTGTCCATCTTGCCCTAGTAGGGCTCCCCCCGCCGATGCGCACCGGGCCTGCGCGAGTCCGACGACGGTGACCTGCGACGAAGCCGGTGATCGAGGTCCGAAGGCCTTGGTTTGCGTGGGTTCGCGTCAGGTCAGGGTGCGGCGGCCGGGGTCCTTGCGCCGCGGCGTCGGGGCGACGACGACCTCCGCGCCGAGGACGTCCACCCCGGAGGTGTGGGCGTTGACGGGGTTGAGGACGAGGCTGGCGATCTCCGGCAGGTTGTCGGCGAGCACCGACACCCGGGCGATGAGGTCGGCGAGAGCGGCGCGGTGGACCGGGGCCGAGCCGCGGTGCCCGTGCAGCATCGGTGAGGATTTCACCGACGAGATGAGGTCGGAGACGTCGACGTCGGTGAGCGGTGGGATGCGGTGGCCGATGTCGCCGAGCAGGTCGGTCGGCGGCCCCGCGATGCTGAACGACACGACGGGTCCGAAGAGCGGGTCCTCGTCGGAGCGCACGACGCACGAGACACCGGGGGTCGCCATCCGCTGGACGACGAAGGAGTTGGCCGACAACGGCGCGAGACGTTCGGTGAGGCCGGCGAAGGCCTCCCGGACCTGGGCCTCCGAGCGCAGGTCGACCCGGATCCCGGAGAGCCCGGGCTGGTGGCGCATGAGCGGCGCGACCGACTTGATGACCACGGGGTACCCCACGGACTCAGCCGCGGCGACGGCGTCCTCGACGGTCCGGGCAGGGACGCTCCCCCACAGCCGGACGCCGTACGCAGCCAGCAGCTCGGTGACCTCCGCGAGGCTGAGCCGGCGCCCCTCCGGTGCGTCGGTCAGGACCCGCTCGACCAGGGCCTCGGCCGCCTCGCGGTCGATCCCGACGGGGTGGACCGGCACGCCACGGTCGCGAGCGCGCCACTCGGAGTAGCGCGTCGCCGCCGCGAGCGCGCGCACCGCGTCCTCGGGCATGGCGTAGGCGGGCACGACCTCGACCCGCCCCTCGCCACCCTGGTCCGACAACCGCTCGAGGACTCCGCGCATGCCGAGGAACGTTGCGAGACAAGGTTTCTCGGACGCGATGGCTGCGTCGCGGACCGCGGTGGCCACCTCGGCGTCCTCGGTCACGAGCGGCGGGATGAAGCAGGTGAGGACGCTGTCGACCTCGGGGTCGCCGAACGCGTCGGCGAGCGCACGGGCGAAGTGCTCCCCCTTGGCGTCGCTCGGCAACGACACCGGGCCGTGCGCCACCTCCAGCCCCCAGCTAACGCACGCCTCGGCCGTGAGGGCGCCGAGGGCATCGGAGTTGCCGACGATCGCGACCCGGTTGCCCTGCGGCAGCGGCTGGTGCACGACGAGCTGGGCCACGTCGAACATCTGGTGGACGTTCTCGACGCGGATGACGCCGGCCTGGCGCAGCATCGCGTCGAACGCCTCCGGGCGCACCCGGGTGGGCCGTGCCCGGTGACCCGGCGGCACGCCGTACGACGAGACACCGGACTTGACCACGATGACCGGCTTGGTCGTCGCGAGCCGCCGCGCGATGCGGGAGAACTTGCGCGGGTTGCCCATGGACTCCAGGTACAGGCCGACCGCGTCGGTGTCGTCGTCGTCGATCCAGTACTGCATGAAGTCGTTGCCGGAGACGTCGACGCGGTTGCCGGCCGACGCGAACACCGAGATCCCGAGGCCGCGACGGGCGGCCGACGCGAGGACGGCGATGCCGAGGGCACCGCTCTGGGCGAACAACCCGAGGCGACCTGTCGGCGGGAGCTCGGGCGCCAGCGACGCGTTGAGCCGCACGCTGGGGTGGTTGTTGATGACGCCGAAGGAGTTGGGTCCGAGCACGCGCATGCCTGCGGTGCGCGCTGTCGCGAGCAGCTCGCGCTGGAGCTCCTCCCCCGCCGCACCGGCCTCGGCGAAGCCCGCGGACACCACGAGCAGCGTCTTGACCCCGGCCTCCGCGCAGTCCGCGACGACATCGAGGACCTCCTCGGCCGGGACCGCCACCACGGCGAGGTCGACCTCGTCGGGGATCTCCGAGACGCGGGCGTGGGCGTGCAGGCCGAGCACCTCCATGGCCTCGCGGTTGACCGCGTAGACCGCGCCGTTGAACCCGGCGGCCTGGATGTTGGCCAGGATGTGGTGGCCGATCGAGTCGCTGCGCCGGCTCGCACCGACGACGGCGATGGTGTCGGGGAACAGCACCGAGTGCATGCTCACCGACTCGGCGCGGTGCTCGCGGGAGAGCCGCACCGCCTCGGACCGCTCGGTCGGCTGGATCTGGAAGCGCACCGAGACGACGCCGTCCTCGAACCGCCGGCTGACCTCGTAGCCCGCCTCGCTGAAGACCGAGATCATCTTGCGGTTCTGCGGGAGCACCTCTGCGGTGAACTCCTCGACGCCGGCCTCCCACGCGATGACCGCAAGGTGCTCGAGCAGGACCGAGCCGATCCCCCGGCCCTGGTAGGAGTCGGAGATGTTGAAGGCGACCTCGGCGCTGGTCGCGGTGATCTTGTCGTACCGGCCGATGCCGATGATCTCGCCCCGCACGGTCGCCACCAGGGCGACGCGGTCGTGGTAGTCGACGTTCGTGAACCGGGTGACGTCGCGGTCGCTGAGCTTGCGCAGCGGGGCGAAGAACCGCATGTAGATCGACTCGTCGGACTGGCCCGCGTGGAAGCGGTGCACCGCCTCGACGTCGCTCGGGGTGATCGGCCGCAGGTGGGCGACCGACCCGTCACGGAGGACGACATCGGCTTCCCACTGCGCCGGGTACCCCTCGGGGCGCCCTGCGGCCTCGGTCATGCGGCCTCGCTCACGGCCCGGCTCATGGAGGAAGCATGGCACGACCGCACCCCGCGGGGTCGACCGGCTCAGCGGCGCAGCGGGACCGTCTCGAAGGTCGAGCCGGCGTCGTTGCTCTGCCAGTACGACCCGCCGCCGCTGAAGGCGTAGACCAGTCCGCCTCCGGCTGCGCCGGCCCACGCCGTGTCGGTCGCGCCGCCGGGGGCGACCGCCTTCCACGCGGCCCCTCCGGTGCTGGTCGCGAGCATCGTGGTCGGCGACGGCACCTCCCCCGTGCTCGCCGGCAGGGCCTGCCGCACGGCGACGAGGTGCTGGGCATCGGTCGCCGTGAGCCAGACCCCTGCGGCGGTGGGGGTGCCCAGCCCGGGGGCGGGGCGCAGCCGCCAGGTCGCGCCCCGGTCCGTGGACGTCACCACGGTGTAGCGGCTGTCGGGCGCGTCCGAGGACGGGCAGACGCCGACGAGGGTGCCCCTCGTGTTCGCGGTGGCCGCGAGGGTCAGTCCCTGCTCGGGGTCGCATCCTTCCGGCACCGGGAGCGTGGTCGGGGTCCCCGAGACCCGTATGGCGCGTACGGGCTGCTGGGGGTCGGCGGCGGTCGCGTTGAGGTAGGCGTCCGGACCGTCCAGCGAGATCCAGGCGTTCTCGACCACCGGCGCGGCAGCAGGGAGCGGGACGGTGGAGGTGGTGGTCGAGGTGACGGCGCCGGTGCGCACCTGCAGGTCGGAGCAACCGCGTGGCGTCGAGGCGGTGCCGGTGTGCCTGCACGTCCCGGCCGTGGCCATCCACACCCGGCTGCCGTCGGTCTCGAGCGAGAGGACGGTGCGGCCACCCACGTCGACCGAGGTCCAGCTGCGGCCACCGTCGGTGGTGCGGCGCACCTCGGTGCCGAAGACGTAGCCGACCTCGGCGCTGGCGAAACGCACACCGACGAGCTGGCGTGGTCCGGCCGGCGTCACCAGCGGCCCGCGGGTGGTCAGGTCGGTGAAGGAGGCCCGCGTCGACCACGTCCGGCCGTTGTCGTCGGACCCCACCACAGCGGTGCATTCGCCGGAGGGACACACGGCCGACCCGAGGGCGAAGAGTCGGCCGCCGCCGGCGTTGGTCATCGACGCCAGCCCGAAACCGACCGGGACGGCGAGGCTCCCGGCCGCTGGCGTGCTGCGGGTGGGAGGGGGCGTGGTCGTCGTGGCCTTGTCGGTGGCCGGCGGACCGGGCTGGACGGTCCGGGTCACCGTGACCGTCGGCAGCGGACCGGTCGTCGTGGCGCTGGCGGTGGTCGTGGTGCTGGGTGCGTCCGACGCCGACTGGAGGCCAGGTCCGTTGCCGGTCCCGACGACCACCGAGGCGGCGACCACGGCGGCAGCAGCAGCGGCCCCCAACCAGACGACGGCGCCGTGTCGGCGGGGTCGCCTGGACTCGGCCAGCATCGCCTCCCAGCGCTCCTCGCCGGCAGGCAGCTCGCGGACCTCGTCGCGCTCGTGCGCGAAGAAGTCCTCGAGGGGGTCGCGGCTCATCTCGTCCCTCCCAGGGTCGCGGCCATGCGGTGGCGGGCGTCGAACAGGTCGCGCTTGACCGTGCCCTCCGACTTCTCGAGCTGTCGGGCCACGGTGGCTACCGGGAGGTCGGCGAAGTAGTGCAGCAGGACGACCACGCGCAGCCGGTCCGGCAGCTGCTGCACCGCGTCGCGCACGGTCAGCGTCGTGGCCAGGTCGGGCGCCGGCGTGAAGTCGTCGCGGCCCGCCTCGTGGCGCTCGTAGGCAGCGGCCTCGCGCCCGCGCTTGCGCCAGTGGTCCCGGACGAGGTTGGCGGCCACCGTGTAGAGCCAGGCCCGCGGGTCGTCGACCTTCGCGAACTCCCGGAAGAGCTTGAGGAACGCCTCGGTGGCGATGTCGTGTCCGAGCTCGGGGTCGCTGACCAGCCGCGCGGTCCAGCCGGCGAGGCGGCCGTAGTGGACGTCGTAGACCTCGCGGACGGCAGCCTCGACGTCGACCCGGTCCCGCGTCGCCACTGCCACCCCTCCCCTGAGTGCCACGGCGGTCATCGTCGTCATGCCCTGATGGACGCCGCACCCCCGCGCGTGGTTGGTCCCATCCTGTCAGCGGCTCACGAGGAGTTCGCGACAGGATGGGGGCATGGAGCTCTCGCAGGTGGTCCGACGTCGCCGGATGGTGCGCCGCTTCGACCCCGAACGCCCCGTGCCGCGCGAGGTCCTGGAGCGGATCCTGCATGCCGCGCAGCGGGCCCCCAGCGCCGGGTTCAGCCAGGGCTGGGACTTCGTCGTCCTCGAGGGCCGTGGACAGACCGAGGCGTTCTGGGCTGCCACCCGTGACGGCGGGCGCCAGCCGGACGCCTGGCTGCGTGGCGTCTCGGCGGCTCCGGCACTGGTGCTGTGCCTGTCCGACCCGGGCGCCTACCTCGACCGCTACGCCGAGCCCGACAAGGGCTGGACCGACCGCGACCCGGCCCGTTGGCCGG
Encoded here:
- a CDS encoding nitroreductase family protein, whose protein sequence is MELSQVVRRRRMVRRFDPERPVPREVLERILHAAQRAPSAGFSQGWDFVVLEGRGQTEAFWAATRDGGRQPDAWLRGVSAAPALVLCLSDPGAYLDRYAEPDKGWTDRDPARWPVPYWDVDTGMAAMLMLLTAVDEGLGALFFGVPPDRHPDVLEAHGIPRDRRLVGVVALGHELERTTSPSLRRGRRDEADVVHWGRFDGGPGTGPGESPVEPV
- a CDS encoding thymidine kinase; the protein is MAELVFFSGTMDCGKSTLALQMDHNHQARGRSGLIYTKMDRAGTDVLSSRLGLSTAAHEVGDDLDFWDAVVEHATNGLRVDYLICDEVQFYTPQQVEQLAKLVDEMGVDVFAFGITADFRTQLFPGSRRMIELADKVQVLQVEALCWCGRRATHNARVVDGLMVVEGEQVVVGDTKPGSEALVEYEVLCRRHFMRRMNSAAARAAAESPDVLPFDLDLCPVPQQ
- a CDS encoding DUF5998 family protein, producing MDSMGPTSSHPASTPLALPDDLTRAIQQAGYYPALVGDVVRAALGGDEVVSHLVHQETTFDHDVVRRHITVLALTASRLVIAHADDHTDGGPGQEDVATATTESVPLSAVRGVMVTHVVARPQDYVPGSLGREITLTLGWGAVSRIDLMPASCADPDCDADHGYEGSVASDDISLRISADAEGEVALQQALDFAQALSTSIGT
- a CDS encoding nucleotide pyrophosphatase/phosphodiesterase family protein; amino-acid sequence: MPHEGLLHPRYDAAGLAGVLPAVAATLGVDRFAAALAGSSPEQAATAPTGPDGIDHEGNAGLAFGPSRRAIVVLVDGLGYELIRRRGGHAPFLRSLLPAAYRITAGFPSTTATSMGTFGTGLPPGSHGLLGYEVLVPGEDRLVNELSWEDGPDPLAWQPQDTVFEHAERAGVSVTRVGPRFFDGSGLTRAAVRGGRFKAADTLANRVDASIAAVRASKRSLVYLYWGELDKVGHVHGCQSWEWGDELEAIDSELARLCRSVPSDTAVYVTADHGMVDAPHALRIDLAHDPELAAGVRHVGGEPRALQLYCEDGAAADVEQCWTERVGERAWIRSRDEAVREGWFGPVSATNLPRIGDVVVAMRDNFAIVDSRRARPQLLALVGLHGSLTPDESAIPLFHVPARDTA
- a CDS encoding GNAT family N-acetyltransferase codes for the protein MTEAAGRPEGYPAQWEADVVLRDGSVAHLRPITPSDVEAVHRFHAGQSDESIYMRFFAPLRKLSDRDVTRFTNVDYHDRVALVATVRGEIIGIGRYDKITATSAEVAFNISDSYQGRGIGSVLLEHLAVIAWEAGVEEFTAEVLPQNRKMISVFSEAGYEVSRRFEDGVVSVRFQIQPTERSEAVRLSREHRAESVSMHSVLFPDTIAVVGASRRSDSIGHHILANIQAAGFNGAVYAVNREAMEVLGLHAHARVSEIPDEVDLAVVAVPAEEVLDVVADCAEAGVKTLLVVSAGFAEAGAAGEELQRELLATARTAGMRVLGPNSFGVINNHPSVRLNASLAPELPPTGRLGLFAQSGALGIAVLASAARRGLGISVFASAGNRVDVSGNDFMQYWIDDDDTDAVGLYLESMGNPRKFSRIARRLATTKPVIVVKSGVSSYGVPPGHRARPTRVRPEAFDAMLRQAGVIRVENVHQMFDVAQLVVHQPLPQGNRVAIVGNSDALGALTAEACVSWGLEVAHGPVSLPSDAKGEHFARALADAFGDPEVDSVLTCFIPPLVTEDAEVATAVRDAAIASEKPCLATFLGMRGVLERLSDQGGEGRVEVVPAYAMPEDAVRALAAATRYSEWRARDRGVPVHPVGIDREAAEALVERVLTDAPEGRRLSLAEVTELLAAYGVRLWGSVPARTVEDAVAAAESVGYPVVIKSVAPLMRHQPGLSGIRVDLRSEAQVREAFAGLTERLAPLSANSFVVQRMATPGVSCVVRSDEDPLFGPVVSFSIAGPPTDLLGDIGHRIPPLTDVDVSDLISSVKSSPMLHGHRGSAPVHRAALADLIARVSVLADNLPEIASLVLNPVNAHTSGVDVLGAEVVVAPTPRRKDPGRRTLT
- a CDS encoding trimeric intracellular cation channel family protein; this encodes MLTFDPHLQLALDLVGVFAFALSGGLVAVKKRLDLFGVLVLSGAAALGGGVMRDVLIGDLPPVGISDWRLLTSALIAGLVTFLYHPGVERISRFVRVLDAAGLAVFAIGGSLKALGAGMDPLTSVIVGGITAVGGGIVRDVLAGQVPEVLRREMYALPALLGSALIVTAHHFDAVSPLVIWGCVALVFAVRMIAVVLDVHAPKPLRTGELT
- a CDS encoding RNA polymerase sigma factor, which produces MTTMTAVALRGGVAVATRDRVDVEAAVREVYDVHYGRLAGWTARLVSDPELGHDIATEAFLKLFREFAKVDDPRAWLYTVAANLVRDHWRKRGREAAAYERHEAGRDDFTPAPDLATTLTVRDAVQQLPDRLRVVVLLHYFADLPVATVARQLEKSEGTVKRDLFDARHRMAATLGGTR
- the sepH gene encoding septation protein SepH; this translates as MRDLRLIGVHEDGQRLLLSDSGGEQFSVPLDEPLRAAVRRDRPRLGQLQIEIDGGMRPREVQAMIRAGLSAEDVADRSGWPVEKVRRYEGPILAEREYVAGLARGVRLRGRAGGGSTTPTLAARVSARLSGRGVDPAAALWDSARNEAGEWTVVVTFPAGGRQREAHWHFDVPARTVTAADDEARWLSEEDSSQGASPLPAPHLATPPARATTVYDVEAEGGVQATPRRTAPPRAEEPLDLMTAMRERASHRGRPRRRGAKASATQTPGDQAPREDALPLEDLAYDPETMPPPPAARGPHPLDPAPATDESPSPEAQELVVDEAQAEEPVLDESVRDGSVRDEAALDEPAVVTPPEPRPQAEVEVETEVESEEEVEEPTATVERLTAVAPSTEPAPAHAPAPTPASNEVQDEQDDAADDRHEDVGPAAESDEPIAAPERPRPAKKSGRRSVPSWDDVMFGARSRD